The Bacillus sp. Y1 genome includes the window ATGGTAATATATAAAGCTATCAATTTTTGCTGCAAGGAAAGGCGGCCTAACCAATTAGCTAGTACTTTAGACAATCGTAAAATAAACACGTGCTCACTTCCATCTATTTTTACCTATAGTTTGACTGTTGCGATTACGAATACAGGAAGAGGCTGCCCCATTTAGAAAATTTCTAAATGGGACAGCCTTTTATTCATCTTATTTAGCTGCGTCAAGTTTCTTTTTGTTAAGCTCGTAAGTCTTTTGCTGATACTTTTCTACTTTATCATAACCGTAAGACTCGCGCTTCTCTAAGAAGTCGTTAAACAACTTATCGAATTCTTTATCGGATTTAGCTAATAATAGTTTAGGCAGTGTCTTGCCCCATTCTTGTGCAATTTTACTTGCTGCAACTCCTTCAGCAGAAGTTCCAGTAGGGCTAATGCCATCAAACTCAGCAAAGCTAACTGTCTTCCCTTTTGTCCAGTCTTCCATTTGCTTGAAAGGCTCAGATGAAGGCGGAAGCCATTGAAGGTTCATATTCGTATCCATTAGCATCCAATACTTAAAAGAAGCACCGTACTGTTGGTCAAATGCTGCACGATCTTTATTCAATAAGTCTAAAACTTCTGACTTGAATTCTGGTTTTCCGTTCACAACATCATACGTTTCTCCTTCTTTACCCATGTAAAGATCTAGTTGACCTTCTTCACTAATTAGGTATGTCAGGAATTGAATCGCTCTTTCCTTGTCTTTCACATCTTTAGAAATCAATGTTACAGTCCAACCTGAGATGCTGTCTCCTGCTAAAGTAGGAGCATCTCCCTTTGAGTTGGCAGGTCCATCAACAGCAATATAAACAGAGTTTGGATCTTTTGCATATAATGCATGTTGCTGAGCTGCAAGGTCACTACGTTGATAAAGCATTGCAAAATATCTGCCTTGCGAAATTTTTTCTTCCATTTGTGGACGCTTGTCAATAAAGATATCCTTTGCAAGAAGACCTTTGTCGTTAGCCTCTCTGAATGTTTTTAACCATGCAAGATATTCAGGATCTTGGCTACGGTCATAAACCTTTCCGTCCTTCTCCATAGGAATAGCAAGGAAGTTTTGAAGATAAGCTTCTAGAGATGTATTACCTACATCAGTGAATTCATTTAGTCCAAACGGAATCATGGGAGCACCATTAATTTCAGGGAATTTCTCCTTTGCGTCTTCAAGTGCCTTCAAGAAACCTTCTGGAGTGCTCATGTCAGGACTTCCAATCGCTTCATACATGTCCTTTCTGACAAGGAATGTCTGATTCGAAGGCTTAAGATCTTTGTATTTTTCAAAGTCTTTTGGTGAAGAGGAAGCATTTGGATAACCATAAGTATTTCCGTCCTCCTGCTTATACCATTCAATCTTTGCACCATCTGCTACTCTGTAAAAATATGGATCATACTGGTCAGCCAGTTCATTTAAAGGAAGGACAAGCTCTCCTTCAACCATCTTTTTAACAGCATCTTCCCACCAGCCTAATGTAATAAAATCAGGAAGTTTGCCAGAAGCAATCATCGTGTTCATTTTCTCAGCTTCATTACCTGCTGGAGAAATGAAATTAACTGAAACACCTGTTTTATCTGTTATATATTTTGAGACAACATCATCTCCCCATTTATGTGCGAACCAAGAAAAGTTTACATACCAGTCAAAAGTAATTGGTTCTTTGTTGGACTGCCAGCCAGGAGCATCAGCTGTGGCCTTTGGTT containing:
- a CDS encoding type 2 periplasmic-binding domain-containing protein, with translation MRRKSFFKSFSLLLILSFVLALFSGCSAKTNENASDEKDADKPKATADAPGWQSNKEPITFDWYVNFSWFAHKWGDDVVSKYITDKTGVSVNFISPAGNEAEKMNTMIASGKLPDFITLGWWEDAVKKMVEGELVLPLNELADQYDPYFYRVADGAKIEWYKQEDGNTYGYPNASSSPKDFEKYKDLKPSNQTFLVRKDMYEAIGSPDMSTPEGFLKALEDAKEKFPEINGAPMIPFGLNEFTDVGNTSLEAYLQNFLAIPMEKDGKVYDRSQDPEYLAWLKTFREANDKGLLAKDIFIDKRPQMEEKISQGRYFAMLYQRSDLAAQQHALYAKDPNSVYIAVDGPANSKGDAPTLAGDSISGWTVTLISKDVKDKERAIQFLTYLISEEGQLDLYMGKEGETYDVVNGKPEFKSEVLDLLNKDRAAFDQQYGASFKYWMLMDTNMNLQWLPPSSEPFKQMEDWTKGKTVSFAEFDGISPTGTSAEGVAASKIAQEWGKTLPKLLLAKSDKEFDKLFNDFLEKRESYGYDKVEKYQQKTYELNKKKLDAAK